The Cynocephalus volans isolate mCynVol1 chromosome 2, mCynVol1.pri, whole genome shotgun sequence genome window below encodes:
- the LOC134370421 gene encoding large ribosomal subunit protein uL14-like produces MYLVIEKILGAVDGSSGAKFRISLGLPVGAVINYADNTRAKNLYIISVKGIKGPLNRLPTADVGDMLMAIVKKGKPELRNVVTLFSGIQQQKSYRRTYRVFHYCEDNAGVIVDNKGEIKGCAITGPVAKECVDLWPRIVSNAGSIV; encoded by the exons ATGTACTTGGTAAttgaaaagatcctgggagctgtgg ATGGGTCCTCTGGTGCGAAATTCCGTATTTCCCTGGGTCTTCCGGTGGGAGCCGTGATCAACTATGCTGACAACACAAGAGCCAAAAATCTGTATATCATATCTGTGAAGGGGATCAAGGGACCACTGAACAGACTTCCTACTGCTGACGTGGGTGACATGCTGATGGCCATAGTCAAGAAAGGCAAACCAGAGCTCAGAAATGTTGTGACGCTTTT CAGTGGgattcaacaacaaaaatcataCCGAAGAACATATCGTGTGTTTCATTATTGTGAAGATAATGCAGGGGTCATAGTAGACAATAAAGGTGAGATTAAAGGTTGTGCCATCACAGGACCAGTTGCAAAGGAGTGTGTAGACTTGTGGCCCAGGATTGTGTCTAATGCTGGCAGCATTGTGTGA